The genomic region CAAGTACCCTGTACCTGTCATGCAGGGAAGAGTTTGGGTGGGCTTTCTACTTAGCAAGACTTTGCTATGGAGTCCTGGTAGGTATTCTCATGTTGCATGCTCTGAGATGAGGTCCTGCATGTGGCCAGGCACAACTCAAAGTGTTCTTCGACTGCCATGAAGAGGTTCTGGAAAGCCACAGCTGCCCGACTGGGGAAGCACTCCAAGAGAAGCTGCTTGTTGGGCAGCAGCCGCTGGACCAGCAGCCATCACAGCAGTATTGCTTTGTGCCAGAGACATTGATGTTACAGCAGCCGCTGGGCCAGCAGCCATCGCAGCAGTACTGCTTTGTTCCAGGGACGTTGATGTTGCAGCAGCCCCTGGGTGAGCAGCCATCACAGCAGTATTGCTTTGTGCTGGGGCCATTGGTGTTACAGCAGCTGCTGGGCCAGCAGCCATCACAGCAGTATTACTTTGTTCCAGGGATGTTGATGTTGCAGCAGCTGCTGGGCCAGCAGCGGTTGGGCCAGCAGCTGTGGCAGCAGTATTGCTTTGTGCTAGGGACATTGATGTTGCAGCAGCAGTTGGGCCAGCAGCCATGGCAGCAGTATTGCTTTGTTCCAGGGATGTTGATGTTGCAGCAGCCACTGGGCCAGCAGCCATGGCAGCAGTATTGCTTTGTGCTAGGGTCGTTGACGTTGCAGCAGCCATCCACCAGCAAATCCTTCCTCTCACAAACATAGTTCCTCTATGATGTGGTGCTCCCCTCAAATGGAGTGGTGGCACTGATTGCTGGGGTGACTGCCATTGCCCGAGTTAAACTGCACTTTACACGGAATGGGCCGATCATGGTCTTGAACCTAGAGGAGATTCCTCTCTTTCACTGTCCTCTCCTCCTGCTTGAAGGTGCTCCTGAGGAAGTAGATGAGTGACAGCCCAAAGACCAGGGCGAGCACCCACATCCTCCGCAGACATCGGTGCTAAACCGTGGCCTCCTGGTTCACCATCCCGTGTTGTGGAACATGGCAGGCCCGAGGCTCCTACACACCCCGCAGCCCCATCCCTTGAAGCAGGCACTGACCCCGTGGCCCATGGCCGAGTCCCAGGTTTATTTTTCTTACCCCATATATCagaatttaattcctttttatgatgAATGATATTCCAAGGcatgttcctttctttctttggtaGCCGTCCTAattggtgtgaagtggtatcccattgtggtttgttttgttttgttttgttttgtttttaaattattattatttttttgagaggagtgtcactctgtcaccaggctagagtgcagtggtgcgaccttgtctcactgcaacctctgcctcccgggttcaagtgattctcctgcctcagcctcctgagtagctgggatcataggtgcctgccaccacacccagctaattttttatttttagtagagacagggtttcaccatgttggccaggatggtcttgatctcttgaccttgtgatccacccacctcagcctcccaaaatgctgggattacaggtgtgaaccaccctgCCTGGtccacattgtggttttgagttgtgTTTCCTTAATGATGAATGATGTTGAGCtgattggccatttgtgtatcttctctggagaaatgtctattcaagtcctttgttcatttttgaactgtgctgtttgtttttttgttgctgttaagttataggagttctttacatattctgaatattaattcttatcaggtatatgatttgcaaatatttcctctcatttggtgggttgtcttttcactcttttgaTAATGTCCTTCGatccaaaaaaattataatttgatgaagtccaattcatgtattttttctttgttgcctgtgcttttgtgcTTTGTTGCCTTTGTGCTTTTGCTATCATATTTCAGACATTATTGCCAAATACAATGCCATAAAAATTTTcctatatgttttcttctaagaggttTGTAGtgttagctcttatatttaggtctttgatccattttgagctaCATTTTGTAAATAGTATAAAGGagccaactttatttttttgtatgtgaatatctagttttaccagcaccatttactgaaaagaTGACCCTTTTCCCCTATTAAAAATCATTAGGCCATATATGTAAGAGTTTATTTCTAGGGTCCTTATTGTATTCCTTTGGTGTAGATGTCTGTCCTTATACCAGtactacactgttttgattactgtagctttgcagtaAGTTTTGCAATCAGAAAGAAACTTTTCTTCCAAGAAAAGTTGGTTTAATTCACAtgagatgaaaattaaaatgtgggTAAGTCTTAGATTGGTTAACACAGAGGAAGTAGCACTCAAGCTATTTTGAAGACCAAAGTTCATCATCTAAGCCACAGTCCTCCTCAGAGCTCATGCCCACCAATCTTTAATATTACAAATGGAGGAAGGGTAGGGATGGAGACCAAGAATAGTGCTGGCAAGGGTATGAATTGGCCCGACCTTTTTGGAGGGCATTTGGGAATAAGAATCACAACACTTGGATATGGGTTACTGTTTGACCCAGGAATTATGTTTTCAGGTAGAGTAATAACAAATGGACTTGCACAGAAATTTTCCTGCAAAGATGTTCAACCCACATTGTTAGCATAgcaatgaacaacaaaaaaagtttgagTGGCACTGGCTAAATTATGGTGCAACCATACAATGGGATACCCGTTGGCTGTTAGAAACACGTGTTGAAGCCTATTTGTAGACATGAAAAGATGATaagtatttaaatttgaaaaaaaaaacaccattatATGTACTATGCAATTTCACAATTGTCAGATTTGGAGATCATAAAAtatccaaacacacacacacacacacacacacacacacacacatatacccacacaCACTCTGGAAGGGTAGATGCTATTACTAATCGTCGTTATATTAGGTCTGGCTTTCCAAAAGCAGGTCCTAAGAGAAGGATTCACGTgcaacagatttattttttattaattaattaatttatttattttttgagatggagtcttgctctgttgccaggctggagtgcagtggtgcgatctcaactcactgcaacctctgcctcctgggttcaagtgattctcctgccttagccttctgagtacctgggattacaggcgcgcaccaccatacctggctaattttttgtatttttagtagagacggggttcaccacattggccaggatggtctcaatctcctgaccttgtgatccacctgcttcggcctcccaaagtgctgagattacaggcgtgaaccaccacgctggCCACAACAGATTTATTAAGGGAGTGCTTCCAGGAGAAACTGGTAAGGGAGTGGGAGAAACAGGACAGAAAAGGATAGGAAGCAAAGCCAGCATGCAATTTTAGGCCAAGTCCCatacagcaggggtccccaactggCCTAAGGGACCAATACCTGTCCATGGACTATTAGGagctgggctgcacagcaggagatgagtggTGGGTGAACGAGTAAAGctccatctgtatttacagccacttccCATTGCTTACATTGCTGCTTAAACTCCACCTCCCGTtggatcagtggcagcattagattctcataggatcACAAatcctactgtgaactgcacatgtgagggatctaggctgtgagctccttatgagaatctaatgcctgatgatctgtcactgcctCCCATCACCTCCAGATGTGATTTTCTAGTGAAGGacaaacaagctcagggctcccactgattctacattatggcgagttgtacaattatttcattatatattacaatgtagtaataatagaaataaagtgcacaataaatgtaatgcacgtgaatcatcccaaaaccatgtccccaccatccatggaaaaattgtcttccacaaacgtggtccctgatgccaaaaaggtgGGGACCCCTGCCATAGAGGATAACTTCAGCCTGATCTCACAGAGAAATTCTAAGTGTAAATTACACCTTAGGTTTATTCTAACCCAAGGCAAGGAAGCTGGGCTTTCAAACTCCTTCACTCAGCAGTCATTGGTTAAAGGCCACCCTGGACGGGGATGTAAAAATCCCAGACATGATGAATGCAGCTGCTCCAGTAGCCTGAAGGCAGGCCTTCAaggcaaagccacaggtgcaggcCATTGGGAGCAAAAGCTTACCAATGTTGAGGAAGAGATGTGAagaaatggtaaagggatttTAGGGGATGTGAGTGGAGCATGCAATTTagcattctttaaatttttgtagatgaggaaaatgcattatttttgtaataacaacatgttatttaaaaattactgttgaACAAATACCTTTCAAATTCCTCTACAATCTCACATCTATTTCACAGAATTATGTTTAGTATTCTGTGGGGGAAAAAAGGCTTTTTCTTCTTGGCTGAgtctgtatattaaaaataaagaaaaaaaggctttttcTCATAGCCCTGCTTCAGTGACTGTCTTGGCAATATTCTAATAAAGCTATGAGGCTTCAAAATCCTTACCCCAGAGACCAACCTATATCATTAAGAGTAATAAATATAGTCAAAACAATCATGACAACAATGACATGTGGAACTATCCTGTACattaatattgataataataGTGACATGTATTGCAGTGCTGTATGGGCTGGGTCCTGGGTgaagcactttacatgcattatctcattaaattATCTGAATAATCCTATTAGTTAATTACAGTGATTATGCCCATTTCCCAGATGTGAAAACTAAGGGCCAAAAAACAAATGGCCCTTGTCATGCTTAAACAAATGGGCTCAAATTCTGGATCTGCCGCTTCTCAAATCACTGGGTGATTTGAGCAAGTTTCAGTCTCCCTGAGCCTCTGCTTCTTCTATGAAGTGGGAAGAAAAGACTATTGATGACTTAGCATCAATTATTAGTAAGTAATTTGCTCCAGCAAAACCAATAAAAGGCAGAGTCTGGACTCAGCTCAGGTTTGCCTGGTGCCAAAGCTCATATTTGAAATCTCTGCACTGTGATATATCCCAATCCATGTGCTTCtcttatattttaagaaacattaaGTCTTGAATTCTGATCATGGGCCAGTTCTTCTGTTATATTGTACTCCTTTTTACATGTAATCCTGAGAATATTTTTCTGCTGCTTTTCCCAGCCTTATTGGACAATTCATTTGAACTTCTTTCTATTTATAATCTCATAGGAAAAGGGCTGatgtatttgtaaaattataaGCAAAAACCCGTCATTGTCCATGGAGAATACCTGCCCCAGTGCAGGCTGTGttgaacattttataatattcaaACTTCAATCACTGCATTCCCCAAATGATAGCTTTCTCTGATCTAAGGGGAAACCTTACCTTTTTGTCTGCTGCAAATATACGTGTTAAAATGGACAGAGGCCAACAGGTATATTATAATGTGAGAAAAGCACTTTCTAGGACAGTAGAATAAGGGTGATAATTTTAGAAATTGCCAAATAGGATAGATGGgtggcttctttcttttccttaactGCTTTCTTTTCATCTTCAGCTTCAGTCTAAATTCCTGGTATAGAACTCTACATGACACAGgttgaaagaaatagaaacaagcaTATAGTTTAaaagaaacaggatttcttccCAGGTTAAATTTCTAGCTAAGGATTAATTTGCTTGCACCAGACTCATAACTTTCCAGATTTCTGTTTGCTTATgtatgagggggaaaaaaagctcaGCTAGGCTGAATATAGCGATTAGTTAAATTGCTCAGACATTCATTATTGAAAAACCTCAATTTCACTTGAAGTTGGGGTTTGTTTAGCACTCACTGACAATAACTTTCTGCTTGACTGATGGCTACTAATTTTGATAGCGGTATGGGAATGTCAGTCACAAAtagaaatagacacacagacTCTAGGACCCATTAAGCTGGTTACCATGCTCACATCCCCAAATGTGTGTTGTTTCAAAATATAGGCTAAAGAGATTTAATTACATTCTGGGATAGGAAACATTTATGTTTCAAGTTTGCACTGGTTGGGGGATGCTAACAGAGAAAAGAAGAGTAATGAAGCAGAGAGACCTCGGGGAATCAGGAGAGCATCACACCTGCTGACAGGTGCAAAGAACAGACCTAACATCTGTGAAGGAAAAGTCGAGTACTTCAGGAACAAGGTGGTGGGAAATTAAAGCACCAAGAGATGTTAAGCTGCTCCAGGAAACAGGCTGGGAGACTGATTGTTTGTCTCAATCAAGAGATGGCTGCACCTAAAAATAAGGATAGAGCCCATCagactttcttttctccctcttctttcaGCCCATTGGCCTTGATTTGGTCTTAAGGCATGAAAGGAAGCCTCACGGAGCCCAGCTACATTTTCATGCCGTGAaaatgagcacttaaaatgtaaaCAGTTCGCCCAACTGCATGTGCTGAAGCCAAATGGATTTGGAAGAACTTCACCCACTGTTCTCAGGGAATGGTTGCTCTGTGGGGTGTCTCTGAGACCCACAAGGCTAAGGTTCTccttgtgtttgtttattttattttagttttcagaTAAGCAAACCAAGGCTTAGAGAGGACAGAGAGCTTGGGTTGGCAGTCCGGTGTCATGCTTAAACAAATGGGAT from Pan troglodytes isolate AG18354 chromosome 18, NHGRI_mPanTro3-v2.0_pri, whole genome shotgun sequence harbors:
- the LOC100614392 gene encoding SREBP regulating gene protein-like, whose product is MSAEDVGARPGLWAVTHLLPQEHLQRNYVCERKDLLVDGCCNVNDPSTKQYCCHGCWPSGCCNINIPGTKQYCCHGCWPNCCCNINRLLPNKQLLLECFPSRAAVAFQNLFMAVEEHFELCLATCRTSSQSMQHENTYQDSIAKSC